In the Gymnodinialimonas sp. 202GB13-11 genome, one interval contains:
- the ruvC gene encoding crossover junction endodeoxyribonuclease RuvC, producing the protein MRIIGIDPGLRCLGWGVVDAVNGRLSHVANGTCKSTGTDLADRLLSLHIQLTDVVARYAPETAAVEQTFVNRDGAGTLKLGQARGIAMLVPAQAGLAVAEYAPNAVKKAVVGVGHADKRQIDHMVRLQLPGCAPENADAADALAIAICHSFHAATAGRLAAAIGAAS; encoded by the coding sequence ATGCGCATCATTGGAATTGACCCCGGGCTGAGATGTCTGGGCTGGGGTGTGGTCGACGCCGTGAATGGGCGGTTGAGCCATGTGGCCAATGGCACCTGCAAAAGCACAGGTACCGATCTGGCGGACCGCTTGCTGTCGTTGCATATCCAACTGACTGATGTTGTGGCCCGCTACGCGCCCGAAACGGCGGCGGTGGAGCAGACATTCGTGAACCGCGATGGCGCGGGCACGCTGAAGCTGGGTCAGGCGCGCGGGATCGCGATGCTGGTGCCCGCGCAGGCGGGTCTGGCGGTGGCCGAATATGCGCCCAATGCGGTGAAGAAGGCCGTGGTTGGTGTGGGCCATGCCGACAAGCGGCAGATCGACCATATGGTGCGGCTGCAATTGCCGGGCTGCGCACCAGAGAATGCCGATGCCGCCGATGCGCTGGCGATTGCGATTTGCCATTCCTTTCACGCAGCAACTGCCGGTCGGTTAGCCGCAGCGATTGGGGCGGCATCATGA
- a CDS encoding homospermidine synthase, which yields MTTSHPVYAKIDGPIVMIGFGSIGKGTWPLIERHFDYDHSRFTVIEPDARQHDFLREHGLAFVDTSLTPDNFREVLGGLLEPGKGFCVNLSVDTDSLDLMKFCREIGVPYIDTVVEPWAGYYFGTEDNAARTNYALRQRVRDEKAANPGGTTAVSCCGANPGMVSWFVKEGLLTLAKDLGREATPQSREDWAALMRDLGVKGVHIAERDTQARLAPRPRDFFVNTWSVEGFIAEGFQPAELGWGTHEPWFPPNAHRQETGCKAAIWMERPGAITRVHTWCPTPGPQFGFLVTHNEAVSISDYYTVGEGHEPEYRPTCHYAYHPCDDAVLSLHEMFGSGITQTEHYILNEDEIVEGIDELGVLLYGHEKNAMWYGSRLSNEETRDLAPYQNATGLQVTSAVLAGMVWALENPNAGIVEADEMDHTRCLEVQRPYLGPVEAHYTDWTPLQDRWEMFPEDLDESEPWAFRNVLAS from the coding sequence ATGACCACATCTCACCCCGTCTATGCCAAGATCGACGGTCCCATCGTGATGATCGGCTTCGGCTCGATCGGGAAGGGGACCTGGCCTCTGATCGAGCGGCACTTCGACTATGATCATAGCCGCTTTACCGTGATCGAGCCCGATGCGCGTCAGCATGACTTCCTGCGCGAACATGGTTTGGCATTTGTGGACACTTCCCTGACGCCAGACAACTTCCGCGAGGTTTTGGGTGGGCTTTTGGAACCCGGCAAGGGGTTCTGCGTGAACCTGTCGGTGGATACGGACTCGCTCGACCTGATGAAGTTCTGCCGCGAGATCGGCGTTCCCTATATCGACACGGTCGTGGAGCCTTGGGCGGGTTACTATTTCGGAACCGAGGACAACGCTGCTCGCACGAACTACGCCCTTCGCCAGCGTGTGCGGGATGAGAAGGCGGCCAACCCGGGCGGAACAACGGCGGTGTCGTGCTGCGGGGCCAACCCCGGCATGGTGAGTTGGTTCGTGAAAGAAGGGCTGCTGACGCTGGCAAAAGACCTTGGCCGCGAGGCCACGCCGCAAAGCCGGGAAGATTGGGCCGCGCTAATGCGCGATCTGGGCGTAAAAGGTGTTCATATCGCCGAACGGGACACGCAGGCGCGCCTTGCCCCGCGTCCGCGCGATTTCTTCGTGAACACTTGGTCTGTTGAAGGCTTCATCGCCGAAGGGTTCCAGCCTGCGGAGCTTGGCTGGGGCACGCATGAGCCTTGGTTCCCGCCCAATGCACACCGTCAGGAAACGGGCTGCAAGGCTGCCATCTGGATGGAACGGCCCGGCGCGATCACGCGGGTCCATACCTGGTGTCCGACGCCGGGGCCGCAGTTCGGCTTTCTTGTGACCCATAACGAGGCCGTTTCGATCAGCGATTATTATACCGTGGGGGAGGGGCATGAGCCGGAGTACCGCCCGACCTGCCACTATGCTTACCACCCTTGCGATGATGCAGTTCTGTCTTTGCATGAGATGTTCGGCTCCGGCATCACTCAGACCGAGCATTACATTCTGAACGAAGACGAAATCGTCGAAGGCATCGATGAGCTTGGCGTGTTGCTTTACGGGCATGAGAAAAACGCGATGTGGTATGGCTCGCGCCTGTCGAATGAAGAGACACGGGACCTTGCGCCGTATCAAAATGCGACGGGCTTGCAGGTGACGTCAGCCGTGTTGGCCGGGATGGTCTGGGCGTTGGAGAACCCCAATGCCGGAATCGTGGAGGCTGACGAGATGGATCATACGCGGTGCCTTGAGGTGCAGCGGCCCTATCTTGGGCCGGTCGAAGCGCATTACACCGACTGGACGCCGTTGCAGGATCGGTGGGAGATGTTCCCGGAGGATCTGGACGAAAGTGAGCCCTGGGCGTTCCGGAACGTGTTGGCGAGTTGA
- the ruvB gene encoding Holliday junction branch migration DNA helicase RuvB, with protein sequence MTEPDPTLRPDRQPEDDRALRPQSLDDFTGQEEARANLRVFIESAKRRGEAMDHVLFHGPPGLGKTTLAQIMAKELGVGFRMTSGPVLAKAGDLAAILTNLEARDVLFIDEIHRLNPAVEEVLYPALEDFELDLVIGEGPAARTVRIELQPFTLVGATTRLGLLTTPLRDRFGIPTRLNFYTEDELDLIVARGSRLAGIEADPEGTREIAKRARGTPRIAGRLLRRVIDFAVVEGDGRLTRAIADSALTRLGVDALGLDGADRRYLSLIAENYQGGPVGIETIAAALAEPRDALEEVIEPFLLQQGLIARTPRGRMLAHKGWSHLGLAAPKRPEQGDLL encoded by the coding sequence ATGACAGAGCCTGATCCAACCCTGCGCCCGGACCGACAGCCGGAAGATGACCGCGCCCTGCGTCCGCAATCGCTTGACGATTTCACAGGTCAGGAAGAGGCGCGCGCGAACCTGCGCGTGTTCATCGAAAGCGCGAAACGGCGCGGTGAGGCGATGGACCATGTGCTGTTCCACGGGCCGCCCGGTTTGGGCAAGACCACGTTGGCACAGATCATGGCGAAGGAATTGGGGGTCGGGTTTCGGATGACGTCTGGCCCTGTTCTGGCCAAGGCTGGGGATTTGGCAGCGATCCTGACGAACCTGGAGGCGCGCGATGTGCTGTTCATTGACGAGATCCACAGACTGAACCCGGCGGTGGAAGAGGTACTCTATCCTGCGCTTGAGGATTTTGAGCTGGATCTGGTGATCGGGGAGGGGCCTGCCGCGCGGACGGTGCGGATTGAATTGCAGCCGTTTACGCTAGTGGGTGCGACGACGCGGCTTGGCCTCCTGACCACGCCATTGCGCGACCGGTTTGGCATTCCGACGCGGCTGAATTTCTATACCGAGGATGAGTTGGACCTGATCGTGGCACGTGGATCGCGGCTGGCCGGGATCGAAGCGGACCCGGAAGGCACACGAGAGATCGCCAAACGCGCGCGGGGTACGCCGAGGATTGCGGGGCGGCTGTTGCGGCGTGTCATCGACTTTGCCGTTGTCGAAGGCGACGGGCGGCTGACCCGGGCGATTGCCGACAGCGCGCTGACGCGGCTTGGCGTGGATGCGCTGGGGCTGGATGGGGCGGACCGGCGTTATCTTTCTCTGATCGCCGAGAATTATCAGGGCGGTCCCGTGGGGATTGAGACGATTGCCGCTGCTTTGGCGGAACCCCGCGACGCGCTGGAAGAGGTGATCGAGCCGTTCCTTCTGCAACAGGGCCTGATCGCGCGAACGCCGCGCGGGCGGATGCTGGCGCACAAGGGGTGGAGCCATCTCGGGCTTGCTGCGCCAAAGCGGCCGGAGCAGGGGGATTTGCTATGA
- the rpsD gene encoding 30S ribosomal protein S4: protein MTKRTSAKYKIDRRMGENIWGRPKSPVNRREYGPGQHGQRRKGKLSDFGLQLRAKQKLKGYYGDLTEKQFRRIYAEAERLRGDTGELLIGLLERRLDAVVYRAKFVPTVFAARQFVNHGHVKVNGKKVNIPSYRVQEGDVIEVRDRSKQLAIVLEAAQLAERDVPDYLDVDHSKMTATFVRTPGLGDVPYPVVMEPNLVVEFYAKN from the coding sequence GTGACCAAACGCACGTCTGCCAAGTACAAAATCGACCGCCGGATGGGCGAAAACATCTGGGGCCGTCCGAAATCCCCCGTCAACCGCCGCGAATACGGCCCCGGCCAGCACGGTCAGCGCCGCAAGGGCAAGCTTTCCGACTTTGGTCTGCAGCTGCGCGCCAAGCAGAAGCTCAAGGGCTACTACGGCGACCTGACGGAAAAGCAGTTCCGCCGCATCTATGCCGAAGCCGAGCGTCTGCGCGGTGACACCGGTGAGCTTCTCATCGGTCTGCTGGAACGTCGCCTGGACGCCGTCGTCTACCGTGCCAAGTTCGTGCCGACCGTCTTCGCAGCACGTCAGTTCGTGAACCACGGCCACGTCAAGGTGAACGGCAAGAAGGTCAACATCCCCTCCTACCGCGTGCAGGAAGGTGACGTGATCGAGGTGCGTGACCGCTCCAAGCAACTGGCCATCGTGCTCGAAGCCGCCCAACTGGCTGAGCGTGACGTGCCGGATTACCTGGACGTCGACCACTCCAAAATGACCGCAACGTTCGTGCGCACACCGGGCCTTGGCGATGTGCCGTACCCGGTTGTGATGGAACCGAACCTCGTCGTGGAATTCTACGCGAAGAACTAA
- a CDS encoding Hint domain-containing protein: MATGFQGAFVIAWAQTCIEGFPAEPQQELAEGMNWSWHGRLQPLDGDPAALLLTASRDQDELRSRAARVVRKLLQHPAPSPAEFAATDADPLYRGAFVVSDGAKFYTIVPILLEDGTPPLLMFASEPPPSGRELTIVHRNEETLKPAPTDEPAVICFTPGTRIRTEDGDVAIEELGTGDRVLTRDNGPQEVLWSGHRRMSGARLFAMPDQRPIRMRAGALGIDRPDGDLIVSPEHRVLVTGRAALELWGEHEVLVRAADLVGDSRVTVDHSLRETFYIHLMLDRHEVIWANGLEVETFHPGFMGLEHLSNLQRNSLLEMRPELGANPHAYGAPVRRMLTRAEAAILIHGAPTKPILGTVH, translated from the coding sequence ATGGCTACGGGCTTTCAGGGCGCGTTCGTGATTGCATGGGCGCAGACCTGCATCGAAGGGTTTCCGGCAGAACCACAACAAGAACTGGCCGAAGGAATGAACTGGAGCTGGCATGGGAGGCTCCAACCGCTGGATGGAGATCCTGCGGCACTTCTTCTGACCGCCAGCCGGGACCAGGATGAGCTTCGCAGCCGTGCGGCCCGTGTTGTGCGCAAGCTATTGCAGCACCCGGCGCCGAGCCCCGCCGAATTTGCCGCCACCGATGCCGACCCCCTGTATCGCGGTGCGTTCGTGGTGTCCGACGGTGCCAAGTTCTACACCATCGTTCCGATCCTGCTGGAAGACGGCACCCCGCCGCTTTTGATGTTTGCAAGCGAGCCCCCGCCTTCGGGGCGTGAATTGACCATCGTTCACCGTAACGAGGAAACGCTGAAGCCCGCGCCAACCGATGAGCCGGCCGTGATCTGCTTCACGCCCGGCACCCGTATCCGGACCGAGGATGGCGATGTCGCCATCGAGGAACTTGGCACCGGCGATCGCGTGCTGACGCGCGATAACGGTCCGCAAGAGGTGCTTTGGTCCGGCCATCGCCGCATGTCGGGTGCGCGCCTTTTTGCCATGCCCGACCAGCGCCCGATCCGGATGCGGGCAGGTGCCCTTGGCATCGACAGGCCTGACGGCGATCTGATCGTTAGCCCAGAGCATCGCGTTCTGGTGACCGGTCGCGCAGCGCTTGAATTGTGGGGCGAGCATGAGGTGCTGGTGCGTGCCGCCGATCTAGTGGGCGATAGCCGCGTGACGGTGGACCATTCCCTGCGCGAGACCTTCTATATCCACCTGATGCTCGACCGGCATGAGGTGATCTGGGCCAATGGGCTAGAGGTTGAGACCTTTCACCCCGGCTTCATGGGGTTGGAGCATCTGTCGAACCTGCAACGCAACAGCCTGCTGGAAATGCGCCCTGAGCTTGGCGCAAACCCACATGCCTATGGCGCCCCTGTTCGGCGTATGCTGACCCGGGCCGAGGCGGCCATCCTGATCCACGGCGCGCCCACGAAACCGATCCTTGGCACGGTGCATTGA
- a CDS encoding lipid A-modifier LpxR family protein has product MAVSPLRALAVCAALVAHPAAAQDSAYTYQGVTQIFSNDWYGMPVGDRFDRWRTGSYQLSALWGQDWDGSLPDRPFALIETRVRAEIIAPDNLAVPAADDRLYAPALYFGASTHFERAAFEFSLGADIAILGDQTGLMGLHDSIHQAFGGTPVDLSSFMIEDGVYFNATAEVGRSFDLGTSDLRPFVEAQAGVETLVRAGADIRLGNYDSGAFLVRDVVTGQRVVALPGDSVSGWSFSAGADVAYVHESALLPAQGPDLEEMRLRARGAVHYGFGPADLSYGITYLSEEFVTQPEGQLVGTLSLMLRF; this is encoded by the coding sequence ATGGCAGTTTCACCCCTTCGGGCTCTGGCGGTTTGTGCCGCCCTCGTTGCCCATCCCGCGGCCGCGCAGGACAGCGCCTACACCTATCAAGGTGTTACGCAGATCTTTTCCAATGACTGGTATGGCATGCCGGTGGGTGACCGGTTTGATCGCTGGCGTACGGGCTCCTACCAACTGAGCGCGCTTTGGGGGCAGGATTGGGATGGCAGCTTGCCGGATCGCCCCTTCGCCTTGATCGAAACGCGCGTGCGGGCCGAGATTATCGCGCCTGACAACCTCGCCGTACCTGCCGCGGATGACCGCCTCTATGCGCCCGCGCTCTATTTCGGTGCGTCCACACATTTTGAGCGGGCCGCTTTTGAATTCAGCCTTGGTGCCGATATCGCAATTCTCGGCGATCAGACGGGCCTGATGGGATTGCACGATTCCATTCACCAGGCGTTTGGCGGCACACCCGTCGATCTCAGCAGTTTCATGATCGAGGATGGCGTGTACTTTAACGCCACCGCCGAAGTTGGCCGCAGCTTTGACCTCGGCACAAGCGACCTGCGCCCCTTTGTTGAGGCACAGGCAGGCGTCGAAACTCTGGTGCGGGCCGGGGCGGACATCCGCTTGGGCAACTATGACAGTGGGGCGTTTCTGGTTCGCGATGTCGTGACCGGGCAGCGCGTCGTGGCCCTTCCGGGCGACAGTGTTTCTGGGTGGAGCTTTTCGGCGGGTGCCGATGTGGCCTACGTCCATGAAAGCGCGCTTTTGCCGGCACAAGGCCCGGACCTTGAGGAGATGCGCCTGCGCGCGCGCGGTGCAGTGCATTACGGGTTCGGCCCGGCGGACCTGTCCTACGGCATCACGTATCTTTCGGAAGAATTCGTGACACAGCCCGAAGGTCAGCTGGTTGGAACGCTCTCGTTGATGCTGCGGTTCTGA
- the ruvA gene encoding Holliday junction branch migration protein RuvA — protein MIGKLTGRLDYRANDHALIDVGGVGYVVHCSDRTLAALPGPGEAVSLYTELLVREDLLQLFGFTTPYEREWHRLLISVQGVGAKASMAILGTLGAEGVARAIALGDAAAVKAAQGVGPKLAQRVVMELKDKAPAAMAQGGSLGAAMGDEAAEPLVVDDAPAPKPRAAASNAQAEALSALQNLGYAPSDAARAVAEAADGESETSGLIRAALRLLAPKD, from the coding sequence ATGATCGGCAAGCTGACCGGTCGGCTGGACTACCGCGCCAATGACCACGCGCTGATTGATGTGGGTGGCGTGGGTTACGTTGTGCACTGCTCGGACCGGACGCTTGCCGCGCTGCCAGGGCCGGGGGAGGCGGTGTCGCTTTATACGGAGTTGCTGGTCCGCGAAGACCTGTTGCAGCTGTTCGGCTTCACCACGCCTTATGAACGGGAATGGCATCGGTTGCTGATCTCCGTTCAAGGCGTAGGTGCGAAGGCGTCCATGGCCATCCTTGGCACGCTTGGGGCCGAGGGAGTGGCGCGCGCGATTGCGCTTGGCGATGCGGCGGCGGTGAAGGCCGCGCAAGGCGTCGGGCCGAAGCTGGCGCAGCGGGTGGTGATGGAGTTGAAGGACAAGGCCCCGGCGGCGATGGCGCAGGGCGGTTCGCTTGGTGCTGCGATGGGGGACGAGGCGGCGGAGCCTTTGGTGGTGGACGATGCGCCGGCCCCCAAGCCGCGCGCGGCCGCGTCGAATGCGCAGGCTGAGGCGCTTTCGGCGTTGCAAAACCTTGGCTATGCGCCCTCCGATGCGGCACGCGCCGTGGCCGAGGCGGCAGATGGCGAAAGCGAGACCTCCGGCCTGATCCGCGCGGCGCTGCGGTTGCTGGCACCCAAGGACTAG
- a CDS encoding DUF1127 domain-containing protein yields MKAVFDAPMSLSDHAEVFRHFSADFRHPHRGFLDEKRQVTSILSYAEIAWSPCKKSSCPAQFPTLDAVHLEAMKIIVGQVKNTKLERMRPMAIITNRPLGAGFNATRILSDLVAKVAAWNDARVTRKALSALSNRELDDLGLNRGDIEDIASGRHVR; encoded by the coding sequence GTGAAGGCGGTTTTCGACGCACCGATGTCGCTTTCAGATCACGCGGAGGTTTTCCGACATTTTTCTGCAGATTTTCGACATCCACATCGCGGATTCTTGGATGAAAAACGGCAGGTTACGTCGATTTTGAGCTATGCAGAAATTGCATGGAGCCCATGCAAAAAATCGTCTTGTCCGGCGCAATTTCCAACTCTAGATGCCGTTCATCTTGAGGCGATGAAAATCATCGTCGGACAAGTCAAAAACACGAAACTGGAAAGGATGAGACCTATGGCCATCATCACCAATCGCCCGCTCGGCGCGGGGTTCAACGCCACCCGGATCCTCTCCGATCTGGTTGCAAAAGTCGCTGCCTGGAACGATGCGCGCGTCACGCGCAAAGCGCTGTCGGCCCTGTCAAACCGTGAGCTTGACGATCTCGGCCTGAACCGCGGCGACATCGAAGACATCGCAAGCGGTCGTCACGTTCGCTGA
- a CDS encoding RNA polymerase sigma factor, with protein sequence MARPWEDNTRDTDIIRRLFPSQAEREIRAALPVVWPRLWRYGLTLTRDRAEAEDLAQEAVAQGLAKAAQFAPGTRVDRWLMRILHNLWLNRLRAAKVRRGTGVVDAEEAGLISPDDPEQTFFGGEVLSAVMDLSDVQRSVVLLVYVEGYAYAEAAEVLDVPVGTVMSRLAAARAKLKERLGDRE encoded by the coding sequence GTGGCCCGTCCTTGGGAAGACAACACGCGAGACACGGATATTATTCGGCGGCTTTTTCCATCGCAGGCGGAACGTGAGATCCGCGCAGCCTTGCCAGTCGTCTGGCCCAGGCTTTGGCGCTATGGCCTGACGCTTACGCGCGATCGGGCGGAAGCCGAAGATCTTGCACAGGAAGCGGTCGCGCAGGGTCTTGCGAAAGCTGCGCAATTTGCGCCTGGCACGCGGGTGGATCGCTGGTTGATGCGCATCCTCCACAACCTCTGGCTCAACCGCTTGCGCGCGGCCAAGGTGCGGCGCGGGACCGGCGTCGTGGATGCGGAAGAGGCCGGGCTGATTTCGCCCGACGATCCCGAACAGACTTTTTTCGGAGGTGAGGTGTTATCGGCGGTGATGGACCTGTCTGACGTCCAGCGTAGCGTGGTTTTGCTGGTCTACGTCGAAGGATACGCCTATGCGGAAGCCGCCGAAGTGCTGGACGTGCCCGTCGGCACGGTGATGAGCCGGTTGGCCGCGGCTAGAGCGAAGCTGAAAGAACGGTTGGGAGACCGGGAATGA
- a CDS encoding MFS transporter, translated as MVIGDNLKITSLEEGRKLPFWRTPIALLAVMAFAMPVAFATWSALLNNFVIEVASFDGSDIGWLHTVREIPGFLAIGVIFLLIFIREQVLGLVSLILLGVATALTAQFPSLGGLLFVTLISSIGFHYYETVNQSLQLQWIEKDRAPQVLGWLLSVGSGATLLAYLLIVVTWRTYELSYDLVYWVSGGATALLALVCFLIYPQFESPNPQRKQMVLRRRYWLYYALQFMSGARRQIFVVFAGFMMVERYGFEVHHITSLYMVTLLINMIVAPMLGKVVARFGERLALIVEYSGLAAVFVLYAGLYIFDWGFVFAAVLYVVNHIFFALALAIKTYFQKIADPADIAPTAAVAFTINHIAAVFLPAGLGYLWLTSPTAVFVAAALMACISLALSFLVPRHPKEGNETVLARGAAQPAE; from the coding sequence ATGGTCATCGGAGACAACCTCAAGATCACGTCCCTTGAAGAGGGGCGAAAGCTGCCGTTCTGGCGCACGCCGATTGCGTTGTTGGCCGTGATGGCCTTCGCGATGCCCGTGGCCTTTGCGACATGGTCGGCGCTGCTGAATAACTTCGTTATCGAGGTCGCGAGCTTTGATGGATCCGACATTGGCTGGCTGCATACCGTGCGCGAAATCCCGGGCTTTCTGGCGATTGGCGTGATCTTCCTGCTGATTTTCATTCGGGAACAGGTGTTGGGCCTGGTCTCGCTTATCCTGCTTGGGGTCGCGACAGCACTAACGGCTCAGTTCCCATCGTTGGGGGGATTGTTGTTCGTCACGCTGATCAGCTCGATCGGATTCCACTACTACGAGACGGTGAACCAGAGCCTGCAATTGCAATGGATCGAAAAGGATCGCGCGCCGCAGGTTTTGGGCTGGTTGTTGAGCGTGGGGTCCGGCGCGACCCTGCTGGCCTACCTGTTGATCGTCGTCACATGGCGGACCTATGAGCTGAGCTATGATCTGGTCTACTGGGTGTCGGGCGGGGCGACGGCCCTTTTGGCTTTGGTTTGTTTCCTGATCTATCCGCAGTTCGAAAGCCCCAATCCGCAGCGCAAACAGATGGTCCTGCGGCGGCGTTATTGGCTTTATTATGCGCTCCAGTTCATGTCAGGCGCACGGCGGCAGATCTTCGTCGTCTTCGCGGGCTTCATGATGGTCGAACGCTACGGGTTCGAGGTCCATCACATCACCTCGCTTTATATGGTCACGCTGCTGATCAACATGATCGTGGCGCCGATGTTAGGCAAAGTCGTCGCCCGGTTCGGGGAACGTCTGGCGCTGATCGTAGAATATTCGGGTTTGGCCGCTGTCTTCGTTCTTTACGCGGGCCTCTATATCTTCGACTGGGGTTTCGTGTTCGCCGCTGTGCTATATGTGGTGAACCACATCTTCTTTGCGCTGGCTCTGGCGATCAAAACCTACTTCCAGAAAATCGCGGACCCTGCCGACATCGCACCGACGGCGGCTGTGGCGTTCACCATCAACCACATCGCAGCCGTGTTCCTGCCGGCTGGCCTAGGCTATTTGTGGCTGACCTCCCCCACGGCGGTCTTTGTGGCCGCTGCGCTTATGGCGTGCATCTCGCTGGCGCTCTCGTTTCTGGTGCCGCGCCACCCGAAAGAGGGCAACGAGACGGTGTTGGCCCGAGGCGCGGCGCAGCCTGCTGAATAG
- a CDS encoding class I SAM-dependent methyltransferase has product MADTASLTHQYDRAADKWGDKMRMLGYADGYLGFLTGAGLRAKASDRVCDVGCGTGAFSEGWGAIYGPEANITLLEPSAPMLDRAEAALIRRGGQARKVQGDIDTFRPDLPFDHLLMAHVIEHVPNPGAALATLRTWVQPGAKLWLVLSKPHWCNAIIWLQWRHRTFEASETETLLQSAGWQLDETYAFPSGPPSRTSRGYLATAS; this is encoded by the coding sequence ATGGCCGATACAGCATCCCTTACCCATCAATATGACCGCGCCGCCGATAAGTGGGGCGACAAGATGCGGATGCTTGGCTATGCGGATGGCTATCTGGGATTCCTGACGGGGGCGGGCCTCCGCGCGAAGGCCTCGGACCGCGTCTGCGATGTCGGCTGCGGCACGGGCGCATTTTCGGAAGGTTGGGGCGCGATCTACGGGCCGGAGGCGAATATCACGCTTCTCGAACCCTCCGCCCCGATGCTCGACCGGGCCGAGGCCGCGCTCATCCGACGAGGCGGTCAGGCGCGCAAGGTGCAGGGCGATATTGACACTTTTCGCCCCGATCTGCCGTTCGACCATCTGCTGATGGCCCATGTGATCGAGCATGTCCCAAATCCCGGCGCAGCGCTCGCAACGCTGCGGACTTGGGTGCAGCCCGGCGCAAAGCTGTGGCTTGTCCTGTCAAAACCGCATTGGTGCAACGCGATCATCTGGCTGCAATGGCGCCATCGTACCTTCGAAGCCTCCGAAACCGAGACCCTTCTGCAAAGCGCTGGATGGCAGCTCGACGAAACCTACGCCTTCCCCTCCGGCCCGCCCTCCCGCACCAGCCGGGGGTATCTGGCGACAGCGAGCTAG
- a CDS encoding DUF4399 domain-containing protein, which translates to MSLKHLIAAALITLPGVALAQDTPAPEGAAVYFVNLEDGATVSGPVTVIFGLEGMGVAPAGTEREMTGHHHIFLNRPPLGEGEEGAEELLYGIPADDNHIHFGGGQTQVTLDLEPGEHTLQLVLGDLNHVPHVPPVASEQITITVE; encoded by the coding sequence ATGTCGTTGAAACATCTTATCGCCGCCGCATTGATCACATTGCCGGGGGTCGCTCTGGCCCAGGATACGCCGGCCCCTGAGGGCGCTGCCGTCTATTTCGTGAACCTTGAAGATGGCGCGACGGTCTCTGGCCCGGTCACGGTGATCTTTGGCCTTGAAGGCATGGGCGTGGCCCCTGCGGGGACCGAGCGGGAGATGACCGGCCACCATCATATCTTCCTCAACCGCCCGCCGCTGGGCGAGGGAGAAGAAGGTGCGGAAGAGCTGCTGTACGGCATCCCCGCTGACGACAATCACATCCATTTCGGCGGTGGCCAGACACAGGTGACGCTGGATCTGGAGCCGGGCGAGCACACGCTGCAACTGGTTCTGGGGGACTTGAACCATGTGCCGCATGTTCCGCCCGTGGCATCTGAGCAGATCACCATCACTGTGGAATAA
- a CDS encoding 50S ribosomal protein L11 methyltransferase — protein MPTWTALITLSDKPKAEALGAALEEIDPTPTGVGVFEVEDGSGLWEVGAYFIEAPDEVALAILAAAFGAKDFAVSELPETDWVAEVRRELHPVEAGRFFVYGSHDADKVPAESVPLLIEAAMAFGTGHHGTTKGCLEAVDKLFTDRNLPQSVADIGCGTAVLAIAAAKVLNRSVMASDIDPQAVETAVANARANGVEALVDCVEAAGFEHPDLGQKAPYDLVFANILKGPLVDLAPSMAAHTAADGHVILSGILNPQADEVVAAYDGAGFDLKARDEIGEWTTLTLQRRK, from the coding sequence ATGCCCACCTGGACTGCCCTGATCACATTGTCTGACAAACCCAAAGCCGAGGCGCTTGGCGCGGCTTTGGAAGAGATCGACCCGACCCCAACCGGTGTGGGTGTGTTCGAGGTGGAGGACGGCTCAGGCCTGTGGGAGGTCGGCGCCTATTTCATCGAAGCCCCGGATGAGGTCGCGCTGGCGATCCTTGCGGCGGCCTTCGGGGCGAAGGATTTTGCCGTGTCGGAACTGCCTGAGACGGATTGGGTGGCCGAAGTGCGCCGCGAATTGCATCCGGTCGAGGCGGGGCGCTTCTTTGTCTATGGCAGCCACGATGCCGACAAGGTGCCAGCTGAGTCGGTTCCACTGCTGATTGAGGCGGCAATGGCGTTCGGAACCGGACACCACGGGACCACAAAAGGGTGTCTGGAGGCCGTGGACAAACTGTTTACGGATCGGAATTTACCCCAATCTGTGGCCGATATCGGCTGTGGTACGGCTGTTCTGGCGATTGCGGCAGCGAAGGTTTTGAACCGGTCTGTGATGGCGTCAGACATTGATCCGCAGGCGGTAGAAACGGCGGTGGCCAATGCCCGTGCCAACGGCGTGGAGGCATTGGTTGACTGCGTCGAAGCGGCGGGGTTTGAGCATCCTGATCTTGGGCAGAAAGCGCCTTACGATCTTGTTTTTGCTAACATTTTGAAAGGTCCGCTGGTCGATCTGGCTCCTTCTATGGCCGCCCACACCGCAGCGGATGGTCATGTCATCCTGTCGGGCATTCTCAACCCGCAAGCCGATGAGGTTGTTGCGGCCTACGATGGGGCTGGCTTTGACCTGAAAGCGCGTGACGAGATCGGCGAATGGACCACTCTCACCCTGCAGCGGCGAAAATGA